A part of Streptomyces sp. NBC_00557 genomic DNA contains:
- a CDS encoding SMC family ATPase — translation MRLHRLDITAFGPFGGSQSVDFDALSAAGLFLLHGPTGAGKTSVLDAVCYALYGSVPGARQSGQGMHLRSDHADPRTRTEVRLDLTVAGRRLEITRQPPWERPKLRGKGTTVDKAQTWLREYDAEAGVWRDRSRSHQEIGEEITQLLGMSREQFCQVVLLPQGDFARFLRADAEARGRLLGRLFDTQRFADVEKRLAERRRATEARVRDGDAALLADAHRMQQEAGDAMELPELAPGDPGLADAVLGAAAVARATARERLTVAHCRLTAAESAHAEARHALDEARELARLQSRFAEARRRAERLQERAGAHQEDQRRMERSRKAEAVAPALQLRRAAEEEHRRAAAAETHARGLLPGSCADAGAAGLAAAARRAAEELGGLDAARRAERRLAELAEERSGLDRQDRADDDVLREADAWLAGWDTTRAALQSRVDAAQEAATRAEQLAVRREPMARRLDAARTRDQLAADLQDAQRRAQAAGQRALDARAHWLDLKEQRLNGIAAELAARLTDGEPCAVCGATAHPAPARKVAGHVDRETEEQAHRASQQADRQHAEEERRLGVVREALAAATAEAGDTPTARLEAEAAELEEEYARARRAASALHAAHEDLRRAEQERERRLADRQQAAVRAASRLTRRDTLEREQARLEAELAQARGSLGSVAARAAQLERQAALLTDAAEAVRAAEDAAQRLKDADARLADAAYRAGFDTPQDAAAALLDAAAHRELQHRLDAWQTEEAAVRAVLAEADTAAAAQRPPADLAAAERAAATAEHRLRAAASARDAAARCCAELDRLSTRATEAVRRLAPLREEYDRVARLAALTAGTSADNERRMRLESYVLAARLEQVAAAATARLQRMSSGRYTLVHSDDRTGRGRSGLGLHVVDAWTGRERDTATLSGGETFFASLALALGLADVVTDEAGGVRLDTLFIDEGFGSLDDQTLDEVLDVLDSLRERDRSVGIVSHVGDLRRRIHAQLEVVKGRSGSALRQRGV, via the coding sequence GTGAGGCTGCACCGGCTCGACATCACCGCGTTCGGGCCCTTCGGCGGCTCCCAGAGCGTCGACTTCGACGCCCTGTCCGCCGCCGGACTGTTCCTGCTGCACGGCCCCACCGGCGCCGGCAAGACCTCCGTCCTGGACGCCGTCTGCTACGCCCTGTACGGCTCCGTCCCCGGCGCCCGGCAGAGCGGCCAGGGCATGCATCTGCGCAGCGACCACGCCGACCCCCGCACCCGCACCGAGGTCCGCCTCGACCTCACCGTCGCCGGCCGCCGCCTGGAGATCACCCGGCAGCCGCCCTGGGAGCGGCCCAAGCTGCGCGGCAAGGGCACCACCGTCGACAAGGCCCAGACCTGGCTGCGGGAGTACGACGCCGAGGCGGGCGTCTGGCGCGACCGCAGCCGCTCCCACCAGGAGATCGGCGAGGAGATCACCCAGCTGCTCGGCATGAGCCGCGAGCAGTTCTGCCAGGTCGTCCTGCTGCCCCAGGGCGACTTCGCGCGGTTCCTGCGCGCCGACGCCGAGGCCCGCGGCCGGCTGCTCGGCCGCCTCTTCGACACCCAGCGCTTCGCCGACGTCGAGAAGCGCCTCGCCGAGCGCCGCCGCGCCACCGAGGCACGCGTGCGTGACGGCGACGCGGCGCTGCTCGCCGACGCCCACCGCATGCAGCAGGAGGCCGGCGACGCCATGGAGCTGCCGGAGCTGGCCCCCGGCGACCCCGGCCTGGCCGACGCCGTCCTCGGCGCCGCCGCCGTCGCCCGCGCCACCGCGCGCGAACGCCTCACCGTCGCCCACTGCCGTCTCACCGCCGCCGAGTCCGCCCACGCCGAGGCCCGGCACGCCCTGGACGAGGCACGCGAACTCGCCCGGCTGCAGAGCCGCTTCGCCGAGGCCCGGCGGCGCGCCGAGCGGCTCCAGGAGCGGGCCGGCGCCCACCAGGAGGACCAGCGGCGCATGGAGCGGTCCCGCAAGGCGGAGGCCGTCGCGCCCGCACTTCAGCTGCGCCGGGCCGCCGAGGAGGAGCACCGCAGGGCGGCCGCGGCCGAGACACACGCGCGCGGCCTGCTCCCCGGCTCCTGCGCCGACGCGGGCGCGGCCGGACTCGCCGCCGCCGCCCGCCGGGCCGCCGAGGAGCTGGGCGGCCTCGACGCGGCCCGGCGCGCCGAACGCAGGCTCGCCGAACTGGCCGAGGAGCGCTCCGGCCTCGATCGCCAGGACCGCGCCGACGACGACGTGCTCCGCGAGGCCGATGCCTGGCTCGCCGGCTGGGACACCACCCGGGCGGCACTGCAGTCCCGCGTCGACGCCGCGCAGGAGGCCGCCACCCGCGCCGAACAGCTCGCCGTCCGGCGCGAACCGATGGCGAGGCGCCTCGACGCGGCCCGCACCCGGGACCAGCTGGCCGCGGACCTCCAGGACGCCCAGCGCCGGGCGCAGGCGGCCGGGCAGCGCGCCCTCGACGCCCGCGCCCACTGGCTCGACCTCAAGGAACAGCGCCTGAACGGCATCGCCGCCGAACTGGCCGCCCGCCTCACCGACGGCGAGCCCTGCGCCGTCTGCGGAGCCACCGCACACCCCGCACCGGCCCGCAAGGTCGCCGGACACGTCGACCGCGAGACCGAGGAACAGGCCCACCGCGCCTCCCAGCAGGCCGACCGGCAGCATGCCGAGGAGGAGCGCCGGCTCGGCGTCGTCCGCGAGGCACTGGCCGCCGCCACCGCCGAGGCGGGCGACACACCCACCGCCCGACTGGAGGCCGAGGCCGCCGAGCTGGAGGAGGAGTACGCCCGCGCCCGACGCGCCGCCTCCGCGCTGCACGCCGCCCACGAGGACCTGCGGCGCGCCGAGCAGGAGCGCGAGCGGCGCCTCGCCGACCGCCAGCAGGCCGCCGTACGGGCCGCCTCCCGGCTCACCCGGCGCGACACCCTGGAGCGCGAACAGGCCCGGCTGGAGGCCGAGTTGGCGCAGGCGCGCGGCAGCCTGGGCAGCGTGGCCGCCCGCGCCGCGCAGCTGGAGCGGCAGGCGGCGCTGCTCACCGACGCCGCCGAAGCCGTACGCGCCGCCGAGGACGCCGCCCAGCGCCTGAAGGACGCCGACGCCCGCCTCGCCGACGCCGCCTACCGCGCCGGCTTCGACACCCCGCAGGACGCGGCCGCCGCCCTCCTGGACGCCGCGGCCCACCGCGAGCTGCAGCACCGCCTGGACGCCTGGCAGACGGAGGAGGCCGCCGTCCGCGCGGTGCTGGCCGAGGCCGACACCGCGGCCGCCGCCCAGCGCCCGCCCGCCGACCTGGCCGCCGCCGAGCGCGCGGCGGCCACCGCCGAACACCGGCTGCGCGCCGCGGCGTCGGCGCGCGACGCGGCGGCCCGCTGCTGCGCCGAGCTCGACCGCCTCTCCACGCGCGCCACCGAGGCCGTACGGCGTCTCGCACCGCTCCGCGAGGAGTACGACCGGGTCGCCCGGCTCGCCGCCCTCACCGCGGGCACCTCCGCCGACAACGAGCGCAGGATGCGCCTGGAGTCGTATGTGCTCGCCGCCCGCCTCGAGCAGGTCGCCGCCGCCGCGACCGCGCGGCTGCAGCGCATGTCGTCGGGCCGCTACACCCTCGTCCACTCCGATGACCGCACCGGACGCGGCCGCAGCGGACTGGGGCTGCACGTGGTCGACGCCTGGACCGGGCGGGAACGCGACACCGCCACCCTGTCCGGCGGCGAGACCTTCTTCGCCTCCCTCGCCCTCGCCCTCGGCCTCGCCGACGTCGTCACCGACGAGGCCGGCGGCGTCCGCCTCGACACCCTCTTCATCGACGAGGGCTTCGGCAGCCTCGACGACCAGACCCTCGACGAGGTCCTGGACGTCCTGGACTCCCTGCGCGAACGCGACCGCAGCGTCGGCATCGTCAGCCACGTCGGCGACCTGCGCCGCCGCATCCACGCCCAACTGGAGGTCGTCAAGGGCAGATCGGGGTCGGCGCTGCGGCAGCGGGGCGTCTGA
- a CDS encoding Lrp/AsnC family transcriptional regulator encodes MTVYSPDATDWRILEVLQREGRASYAELARAVSMSPSAVTERVRRLEEAGVIQGYAAVVDPERLGLPILAFVRLRYPNGNYKPFHDLVSATPEILEAHHVTGDDCFVIKVAARSMGHLEEISGRIGALGSVTTSVVYSSPLPRRALGR; translated from the coding sequence ATGACCGTGTATTCCCCGGACGCCACCGACTGGCGCATTCTCGAGGTCCTCCAGCGGGAGGGCCGGGCCAGCTACGCCGAGCTGGCGCGGGCCGTCTCCATGTCGCCGAGCGCCGTCACCGAACGGGTCCGCCGGCTGGAGGAGGCGGGCGTGATCCAGGGGTACGCGGCGGTGGTCGACCCCGAGCGGCTCGGGCTGCCGATCCTGGCGTTCGTGCGGCTGCGCTATCCGAACGGCAACTACAAGCCCTTCCACGACCTGGTGTCCGCGACACCCGAGATCCTGGAGGCGCACCACGTGACGGGCGACGACTGCTTCGTCATCAAGGTCGCCGCGCGGTCCATGGGACACCTGGAGGAGATCTCCGGGAGGATCGGCGCACTGGGCTCGGTGACCACGAGCGTCGTGTACTCCTCACCGCTGCCCCGGCGCGCGCTGGGCCGCTGA
- a CDS encoding rhodanese-like domain-containing protein gives MITNAVQASANPVLRVAPAAPAEAAAYFRAALAFHADVSDVAAALAAGGAPGFVLVDSRSTEAWDQGHIPGAVHLPTALVPEQAEQLLDGSVPVVTYCWGPGCNGATRAALALAELGYQVKEMLGGFEYWTREGFAYETWQGREQRAADPLTAPVEGECGC, from the coding sequence ATGATCACCAACGCCGTCCAGGCCTCCGCGAACCCCGTCCTGCGCGTCGCGCCCGCCGCCCCCGCCGAGGCCGCCGCCTACTTCCGGGCCGCTCTGGCCTTCCACGCCGACGTCTCCGACGTGGCCGCCGCGCTCGCGGCCGGCGGCGCCCCCGGGTTCGTCCTCGTGGACTCCCGCTCCACCGAGGCCTGGGACCAGGGCCACATCCCCGGCGCGGTCCACCTGCCCACCGCGCTCGTCCCCGAGCAGGCCGAGCAGCTCCTGGACGGATCCGTGCCCGTGGTGACGTACTGCTGGGGCCCCGGCTGCAACGGCGCCACCCGCGCCGCCCTCGCCCTCGCCGAACTCGGCTACCAGGTCAAGGAGATGCTCGGCGGCTTCGAGTACTGGACGCGCGAGGGCTTCGCGTACGAGACCTGGCAGGGGCGGGAGCAGCGCGCCGCCGATCCGCTGACCGCGCCCGTCGAAGGCGAGTGCGGCTGCTGA
- a CDS encoding immunity 21 family protein, producing MARYADPGALEWVESGGGPLIAVPETVLPFWAGADSEELDTDYDRACEVDGYVGLLPVGDSAALVFGDEPASTSYLPEHATFVRWSAADSEQELLATVPAALDTAVWGSEVHWRVPGPVLLFDSAWPGQAAERTEHLRVPLEAGTYAVRAAYVQPGPETWVGLVRLSRIPAP from the coding sequence ATGGCTCGATATGCGGATCCAGGCGCGCTGGAGTGGGTGGAATCGGGCGGCGGCCCGCTGATCGCCGTCCCCGAGACGGTGCTGCCCTTCTGGGCGGGCGCCGACAGCGAGGAACTCGACACGGACTACGACCGCGCCTGCGAGGTCGACGGGTACGTCGGCCTCCTGCCCGTCGGCGACAGCGCGGCCCTGGTGTTCGGCGACGAACCGGCCTCCACCTCCTACCTCCCCGAACACGCCACCTTCGTACGGTGGTCGGCCGCCGACTCCGAGCAGGAACTGCTCGCGACCGTCCCCGCCGCCCTGGACACGGCCGTCTGGGGCAGCGAGGTGCACTGGCGGGTGCCCGGCCCGGTGCTGCTGTTCGACTCGGCCTGGCCGGGGCAGGCCGCCGAGCGCACCGAACACCTGCGGGTGCCGCTGGAGGCCGGCACCTACGCGGTGCGGGCCGCGTATGTGCAGCCGGGTCCGGAAACCTGGGTCGGGCTGGTGCGGCTCAGCCGGATCCCGGCCCCCTGA
- a CDS encoding cytochrome P450, whose product MTHTSLFRQITDFANRADPYPLYEELRKTPVLHEEEGGPYVFSSYYDIEALLHDPRVSSDSANLAAAGEDPLAQGEETGGLPPSFLRLDPPEHDRLRRIANSAFGPPHRPRRVDDLRGDMAATVKGLIDGFGQARQIDLVDQFAYPFPVTVICRLLGVPREDEPRFRSWVDPLVATLDPETRQNPDPEFAKQAQEARMQLGMYLAGLVEQRTKEPQDDLLSDLVDSRGPEGAMTMMEVLSTAVLLLIAGHETTVNLITNGMLTLLRHPDVLQRLRQDPGLSVRVVEELLRYEPPVQIVPQRTTITDIEVRGVTIPKGARVWLVLAAGNRDPERFKDPQRFDPDREDLQHLGFGSGIHSCFGAPLARLETQIALSELARRLENPRLAEDPPPYRQNAVLRGPRHLNIVFDGLRP is encoded by the coding sequence ATGACGCACACGTCACTGTTCCGCCAGATCACCGACTTCGCCAACCGCGCCGACCCGTACCCGCTGTACGAGGAACTCCGCAAGACCCCGGTGCTGCACGAGGAGGAGGGCGGCCCGTACGTCTTCAGCTCGTACTACGACATCGAGGCGCTGCTGCACGATCCCCGGGTCAGCTCCGACTCGGCCAACCTCGCCGCCGCCGGAGAGGACCCGCTGGCCCAGGGAGAGGAGACGGGCGGGCTGCCGCCGTCCTTCCTGCGGCTCGACCCGCCCGAGCACGACCGGCTGCGGCGGATCGCCAACAGCGCCTTCGGGCCGCCGCACCGGCCGCGCCGGGTGGACGACCTGCGGGGCGACATGGCGGCCACGGTCAAGGGGCTGATCGACGGTTTCGGTCAGGCCCGCCAGATCGACCTGGTCGACCAGTTCGCGTATCCGTTCCCGGTGACGGTGATCTGCCGGCTGCTCGGTGTGCCGCGGGAGGACGAGCCCCGCTTCCGCAGCTGGGTCGATCCCCTGGTCGCCACGCTGGACCCGGAGACCCGCCAGAACCCCGATCCGGAGTTCGCGAAGCAGGCCCAGGAAGCGCGGATGCAGCTCGGGATGTACCTGGCCGGGCTGGTGGAGCAGCGCACCAAGGAGCCGCAGGACGACCTGCTGTCCGACCTGGTCGACAGCCGCGGTCCGGAGGGCGCCATGACGATGATGGAGGTGCTCAGCACCGCGGTGCTGCTGCTGATCGCCGGCCACGAGACGACGGTCAACCTGATCACGAACGGCATGCTGACCCTGCTGCGCCACCCGGACGTCCTGCAGCGCCTGCGGCAGGACCCGGGCCTGTCGGTGCGGGTCGTGGAGGAACTGCTGCGCTACGAACCGCCGGTGCAGATCGTGCCGCAGCGCACCACCATCACCGACATCGAGGTGCGCGGGGTCACCATCCCCAAGGGCGCGCGCGTGTGGCTGGTCCTGGCGGCCGGCAACCGTGACCCCGAGCGCTTCAAGGACCCGCAGCGCTTCGACCCGGACCGCGAGGACCTCCAGCACCTCGGCTTCGGCAGCGGCATCCACAGCTGCTTCGGCGCTCCGCTGGCCCGCCTCGAGACGCAGATCGCGCTGTCCGAACTGGCCCGGAGGCTGGAGAACCCCCGCCTGGCCGAGGACCCGCCGCCGTACCGGCAGAACGCGGTGCTGCGCGGGCCCCGGCATCTGAACATCGTCTTCGACGGCCTGAGACCCTGA
- a CDS encoding NAD(P)/FAD-dependent oxidoreductase: MSADYVEWLRREGRIVIVGASLAGLRAAETLRAEGFAGELTLIGDEPYEPYDRPPLSKSVLLGKASPRHTELPHRRETDAKWRLGVAATGLDLTAKRVRLADGDEVEYDRLLIATGVRARPWPKEDEARLDGVCLLRTRDDASDLCRRLKAGPRRVFVIGAGFAGSEIASACREMGLAVTVAERAGAPLVGALGGVIGAVAADLQTENGVDLRTHVTVTALEGDAVGRVRAVHLSDESVVEADVVVVSLGSQRNTDWLAGSGLGAGPRGVACDAGCRAFDFRGIVTDDVFVAGDVARSPHALFGYQFLSLEHWGNAVAQAETAAHNMICRGAERRPHLWMPAFWSSMFGVNIKSVGVPPMGEQLMITQGSLAERRFVGVYGHQGRVVAAVSFDNTRWLEFYARQIERGAPFPVEFPTMDRRPEGRQPVAADFPDPSLPTHGPTVTLSGYSPADQQLVFHPARH; the protein is encoded by the coding sequence ATGTCCGCTGACTACGTCGAGTGGCTGCGGCGCGAGGGCCGGATCGTGATCGTCGGCGCCTCGCTCGCCGGCCTGCGCGCCGCCGAGACGCTGCGCGCCGAGGGCTTCGCCGGTGAGCTGACCCTGATCGGTGACGAGCCGTACGAGCCGTACGACCGGCCGCCGCTGTCCAAGTCGGTCCTGCTGGGCAAGGCCTCCCCGCGCCACACGGAGCTGCCGCACCGGCGGGAGACCGACGCCAAGTGGCGGCTCGGCGTCGCGGCGACCGGGCTCGACCTGACGGCCAAGCGGGTCCGGCTGGCCGACGGGGACGAGGTGGAGTACGACCGGCTGCTCATCGCGACCGGCGTGCGCGCCCGGCCCTGGCCGAAGGAGGACGAGGCCCGGCTGGACGGGGTCTGCCTGCTGCGGACCCGGGACGACGCGTCCGATCTGTGCCGGCGGCTGAAGGCCGGGCCGCGCCGGGTGTTCGTCATCGGCGCCGGCTTCGCCGGTTCGGAGATCGCCTCGGCCTGCCGGGAGATGGGCCTGGCCGTCACGGTGGCCGAGCGCGCCGGGGCGCCGCTGGTGGGTGCGCTCGGCGGGGTGATCGGCGCGGTCGCCGCCGATCTCCAGACCGAGAACGGTGTGGACCTGCGCACGCATGTCACGGTGACCGCGCTGGAGGGCGACGCGGTGGGCAGGGTGCGGGCCGTCCACCTGTCCGACGAGAGCGTCGTCGAGGCGGACGTGGTCGTGGTGTCGCTGGGCTCGCAGCGCAACACCGACTGGCTGGCCGGGTCCGGGCTGGGCGCCGGGCCCCGCGGCGTCGCCTGCGACGCGGGCTGCCGCGCCTTCGACTTCCGGGGCATCGTCACCGACGACGTGTTCGTGGCCGGTGACGTCGCACGCTCCCCGCACGCTCTGTTCGGCTACCAGTTCCTGTCGCTGGAGCACTGGGGCAATGCCGTCGCCCAGGCGGAGACGGCCGCGCACAACATGATCTGCCGCGGCGCCGAGCGGCGCCCGCACCTGTGGATGCCGGCGTTCTGGTCGTCGATGTTCGGCGTGAACATCAAGTCGGTCGGTGTGCCGCCCATGGGCGAGCAGCTCATGATCACACAAGGCTCCCTGGCCGAGCGCCGGTTCGTCGGCGTCTACGGCCACCAGGGCCGGGTCGTCGCCGCCGTGAGCTTCGACAACACGCGGTGGCTGGAGTTCTACGCCCGGCAGATCGAGCGGGGCGCGCCGTTCCCGGTGGAGTTCCCGACGATGGACCGGCGCCCCGAGGGCCGGCAGCCGGTGGCGGCCGACTTCCCCGACCCGTCGCTGCCGACCCACGGCCCCACCGTGACCCTCAGCGGCTACTCGCCGGCCGACCAGCAGCTGGTCTTCCACCCCGCCCGCCACTGA
- a CDS encoding ferredoxin: MRLVVDLNKCQGYAQCAFLAPDVFAMHGEEALIYNPHAPEEQRERLARAVAACPVQAITADGLGGMGETDTQAAREASDVR, translated from the coding sequence ATGCGGCTCGTCGTCGACCTCAACAAGTGTCAGGGGTACGCCCAGTGCGCGTTCCTCGCGCCCGACGTCTTCGCCATGCACGGCGAGGAGGCGCTGATCTACAACCCGCACGCGCCCGAGGAGCAGCGGGAACGGCTGGCCCGCGCCGTCGCCGCCTGCCCGGTGCAGGCGATCACCGCGGACGGGCTGGGCGGCATGGGCGAGACGGACACGCAAGCCGCCCGGGAGGCGTCCGATGTCCGCTGA
- a CDS encoding DUF885 domain-containing protein, which translates to MSETKSPLPRQVADAYVDDFIALDPVTGTYLGVKESSSRLPDYSPAGRAALAELARATLAKLDEAERQPGADSDAERRCGRLLRERLTAELAVHEADEHLRAVGNMATPGHSVRDIFTVTPMQTEEDWAAIAERLRAVPGALAGYRESLQLGLDRKLFAAPRPTATYIGQLTEWTDTDGKGRGWYEDFAAAGPQALRAELDEAARAATGALVELRDWLRDVYAPAIEGAPNTVGRERYARWARYFNGTDLDLDEAYAYGWSEFHRILGEMKQEAEKILPGAETPWVALAHLDEHGRHIEGVEEVREWLQGLMDKAIEDLDGTHFELAERVRRVESCIAPPGGAAAPYYTPPSEDFSRPGRTWLPTMGQTRFPVYDLVSTWYHEGVPGHHLQLAQWVHVAENLSRYQATIGGVSANAEGWALYAERLMDELGYLTNPEERLGYLDAQMMRAARVIVDIGMHLELEIPADSPFHPGERWTPELAQEFFGAHSSRPADFVESELTRYLTIPGQAIGYKLGERAWLLGRENARRRHGDAFDLKAWHMAALSQGSLGLDDLVDELSRL; encoded by the coding sequence ATGTCTGAGACCAAGAGCCCGCTGCCCCGCCAGGTGGCAGACGCGTACGTGGACGACTTCATCGCCCTCGACCCGGTCACCGGTACCTATCTCGGTGTGAAGGAGAGTTCGAGCCGCCTGCCCGACTACTCGCCCGCGGGCCGGGCGGCCCTCGCGGAGCTGGCGCGGGCCACGCTCGCGAAGCTGGACGAGGCGGAGCGGCAGCCGGGGGCGGACAGTGACGCGGAGCGCCGCTGCGGGCGGCTGCTGCGGGAGCGGCTGACCGCCGAGCTCGCCGTGCACGAGGCGGACGAACACCTGCGCGCGGTCGGCAACATGGCCACGCCGGGCCACTCGGTGCGGGACATCTTCACGGTGACGCCGATGCAGACGGAGGAGGACTGGGCGGCGATCGCCGAGCGGCTGCGCGCGGTGCCGGGCGCGCTCGCGGGCTACCGCGAGTCGCTGCAACTCGGCCTGGACCGCAAGCTGTTCGCGGCGCCGCGGCCGACCGCGACGTACATAGGGCAGCTCACGGAGTGGACCGACACGGACGGCAAGGGCCGCGGCTGGTACGAGGACTTCGCCGCCGCCGGCCCTCAGGCGCTGCGCGCGGAGCTGGACGAGGCGGCCCGCGCGGCGACCGGCGCCCTGGTGGAGCTGCGGGACTGGCTGCGCGACGTGTACGCGCCGGCGATCGAGGGCGCCCCGAACACGGTGGGCCGGGAGCGGTACGCGCGCTGGGCGCGCTACTTCAACGGCACCGACCTGGACCTGGACGAGGCGTACGCGTACGGCTGGTCGGAGTTCCACCGGATCCTCGGCGAGATGAAGCAGGAGGCGGAGAAGATCCTGCCCGGCGCCGAGACCCCGTGGGTGGCGCTCGCGCACCTCGACGAGCACGGCCGGCACATCGAGGGCGTGGAGGAGGTGCGGGAGTGGCTGCAGGGCCTGATGGACAAGGCCATCGAGGACCTGGACGGCACGCACTTCGAACTCGCCGAGCGGGTGCGGAGGGTGGAGTCGTGCATCGCCCCGCCCGGCGGCGCCGCGGCCCCCTACTACACGCCGCCGTCGGAGGACTTCTCCCGTCCCGGCCGCACCTGGCTGCCGACCATGGGGCAGACCCGCTTCCCGGTCTACGACCTGGTCTCGACCTGGTACCACGAGGGTGTGCCGGGGCATCACCTGCAGCTCGCGCAGTGGGTGCACGTGGCCGAGAACCTCTCACGCTACCAGGCGACGATCGGCGGGGTGAGCGCCAACGCCGAGGGCTGGGCGCTGTACGCGGAGCGGCTGATGGACGAGCTGGGCTACCTCACGAACCCCGAGGAGCGGCTCGGCTACCTGGACGCGCAGATGATGCGGGCGGCCCGGGTGATCGTGGACATCGGCATGCACCTGGAGCTGGAGATCCCCGCCGACTCCCCGTTCCACCCCGGTGAGCGGTGGACGCCGGAGCTGGCGCAGGAGTTCTTCGGCGCGCACAGCAGCCGGCCGGCGGACTTCGTGGAGAGCGAGCTGACCCGGTACCTGACGATTCCGGGCCAGGCGATCGGCTACAAGCTCGGTGAGCGCGCGTGGCTGCTGGGCCGCGAGAACGCACGCCGGCGGCACGGCGACGCGTTCGACCTGAAGGCCTGGCACATGGCGGCCCTGTCGCAGGGCTCGCTGGGCCTGGACGACCTGGTGGACGAACTCTCCCGGCTCTGA
- a CDS encoding Lrp/AsnC family transcriptional regulator translates to MAESVVLDPVDLHLLRLLQNDARMTYRDLAAQVGVAPSTCLDRVTRLRRCGVILGHQLRLDPAKLGRGLQALLSVQVRPHRRELVGPFVERIRALPEARTVFHLTGPDDYLVHVAVADMADLQRLVLDEFTARREVARVETRLIFQQWDCGPLLPPGHAHS, encoded by the coding sequence ATGGCCGAATCTGTCGTACTGGATCCGGTGGATCTCCATCTGCTGCGGCTGCTGCAGAACGACGCCCGGATGACCTACCGGGATCTGGCCGCGCAGGTGGGGGTGGCGCCGTCGACCTGTCTGGACCGGGTGACCCGGCTGCGCCGCTGCGGCGTGATCCTCGGTCACCAGCTGCGGCTGGATCCGGCCAAGCTGGGGCGCGGGCTGCAGGCGCTGCTGTCGGTGCAGGTACGGCCGCACCGGCGGGAGCTGGTGGGGCCGTTCGTGGAACGCATCCGGGCGCTGCCGGAGGCGCGGACGGTGTTCCATCTGACCGGCCCGGACGACTATCTGGTGCATGTGGCCGTGGCCGACATGGCCGATCTGCAGCGACTGGTGCTCGACGAGTTCACCGCGCGGCGCGAGGTGGCCCGGGTCGAGACCCGGTTGATCTTCCAGCAGTGGGACTGCGGGCCGCTGCTGCCGCCCGGCCACGCCCACAGCTGA
- a CDS encoding trans-sulfuration enzyme family protein, producing the protein MDTASTGAYDEVRTASRALTTEAVHAGRDDLARQGLHAPPIDLSTTYPSYDSRAEAARIDAFAADGADPVGPPVYGRLGNPTVARFETALARLEGAESAVAFASGMAALSAVLLARSAMGLRHVVAVRPLYGCSDHLLTAGLLGTEVTWTDPAGIADALRPDTGLVMVESPANPTLAEIDLRAVAHACGSVPLLADNTFATPVLQRPLEQGARVVLHSATKYLGGHGDVLAGVVACDEEFAGRLRQIRFATGGVLHPLAGYLLLRGLSTLPVRVRAASANAAELARRLAADPRVARVHYPRIGGAMIAFEVHGDPHQVISRVRLVTPAVSLGSVDTLIQHPASISHRIVDADDRRGAGVSDRLLRLSVGLEDVDDLWADLDQALGEPARIPMPLREAVR; encoded by the coding sequence ATGGACACAGCGAGCACCGGTGCCTACGACGAGGTACGCACCGCATCGAGAGCCCTGACCACGGAAGCCGTGCACGCCGGCCGCGACGATCTCGCCCGCCAGGGCCTGCACGCCCCGCCGATCGACCTGTCCACCACCTATCCCTCCTACGACAGCCGCGCCGAGGCCGCCCGGATCGACGCCTTCGCCGCCGACGGCGCCGACCCGGTCGGACCGCCCGTCTACGGCCGCCTCGGCAACCCGACCGTCGCCCGCTTCGAGACCGCCCTGGCCCGCCTGGAGGGCGCCGAGTCCGCGGTCGCCTTCGCCAGCGGGATGGCGGCGCTCAGCGCGGTCCTGCTCGCACGCTCCGCCATGGGACTCCGGCACGTGGTCGCCGTACGGCCCCTGTACGGCTGCAGCGACCATCTGCTCACCGCCGGGCTGCTCGGCACCGAGGTCACCTGGACCGACCCGGCCGGCATCGCCGACGCGCTGCGCCCGGACACCGGGCTGGTGATGGTGGAGTCCCCGGCCAACCCGACCCTCGCCGAGATCGACCTGCGGGCCGTCGCGCACGCCTGCGGCTCGGTCCCGCTGCTGGCGGACAACACCTTCGCCACGCCCGTGCTGCAGCGCCCGCTGGAGCAGGGCGCCCGCGTGGTGCTGCACAGCGCCACCAAGTACCTCGGCGGCCACGGCGACGTGCTGGCCGGAGTGGTCGCCTGCGACGAGGAGTTCGCGGGACGGCTCAGGCAGATCCGGTTCGCCACCGGGGGCGTCCTGCATCCGCTCGCCGGCTATCTGCTGCTGCGGGGCCTGTCCACGCTCCCCGTGCGGGTGCGGGCGGCCTCCGCGAACGCCGCCGAACTGGCCCGCCGGCTCGCCGCCGACCCGCGCGTGGCCCGCGTCCACTACCCCCGCATCGGCGGCGCCATGATCGCCTTCGAGGTGCACGGCGATCCGCACCAGGTCATCTCCCGGGTCCGGCTCGTGACCCCGGCGGTGAGCCTCGGCAGCGTGGACACGCTCATCCAGCACCCCGCGTCCATCAGCCACCGCATCGTCGACGCCGACGACCGGCGAGGAGCGGGCGTGAGCGACCGGCTGCTGCGGCTGTCGGTGGGACTGGAGGACGTGGACGACCTGTGGGCCGACCTGGACCAGGCCCTGGGCGAGCCGGCCCGCATCCCGATGCCGCTGCGGGAGGCGGTGCGCTGA